In the Vespa crabro chromosome 10, iyVesCrab1.2, whole genome shotgun sequence genome, one interval contains:
- the LOC124427383 gene encoding uncharacterized protein LOC124427383, with protein sequence MNIIFVLVFAGACAAAPQFFAQSGTIYAHPAVLLNSAMENTLPYHLKNDFYKNPRIASGLAKESWFTDKEMQVIDRDTDKIPREKIFDVLHNAGLAYK encoded by the exons ATGAATATCATTTTTGTTCTCGTCTTTGCTGGGGCATGCGCGGCTGCGCCACAATTCTTTGCTCAATCAGGAACGATCTATGCACATCCAGCCGTACTGTTGAATTCGGCAATGGAAAATACTTTACCGTATCACCtaaaaaacgatttttataaaaatccaCGAATCGCTTCTGGACTTGCGAAAGAATCGTGGTTCACTGATAAAGAAATGCAG GTAATCGATCGCGACACGGACAAAATACCGCGGGAAAAAATATTCGACGTTTTGCATAACGCTGGTCTtgcttataaataa
- the LOC124427442 gene encoding speckle-type POZ protein B-like: protein MDKYTKLNTTSLSHIWKITSVEYFLNLSERLLSPIFTQKYKKVHICYQISLQSILDFYHCPKCFKITCKDIQIGLLFSKYSPPDIVLNVKYKIRGSKKKVTVSDVITNKLYGLQTFNICKNCETDINLKCSISYSTLSAKFIYESIPGRYVLLKSWEENVTEYLDIMYKTGIFSDMTIYVKDKPFMIHTPILCYYPYFKSLIIKAKNENSNRIDIYDVNPDLFDYMLCYIYTANENTLDSYARELLPIANRFGITNLEENCIKILQTKMNVDNVIDILIVANEINSDHLVADAIKFIVNYANDIKKTENYENLKRFYPDLMIELLNFLMTK from the coding sequence ATGGATAAATATACCAAACTGAATACCACTTCTTTATCTCATATATGGAAAATAACTTctgttgaatattttttaaatttatcagaACGATTATTATCGCCTATATTtacacaaaaatataaaaaagtacaTATTTGTTATCAAATAAGTTTACAAAGTATTCTGGACTTTTATCACTGTccaaaatgttttaaaattaCTTGTAAGGACATACAAATTggtctattattttctaaatattcaCCACCTGATATAGTTTTGAATGTCAAATACAAAATAAGAGGatctaaaaagaaagtaaCTGTATCGGATGTCATTACAAACAAACTATATGGATTACAAACATTTaacatttgtaaaaattgtGAAACAGACATAAATTTGAAATGTTCGATAAGTTATAGCACACTTTCAGCAAAATTCATTTATGAATCGATTCCTGGTAGATATGTTCTTTTAAAGTCATGGGAAGAAAATGTAACTGAGTATTtagatattatgtataaaactGGCATATTCAGTGACATGACTATTTATGTTAAAGACAAACCATTTATGATACACACTCCGATATtgtgttattatccttattttaagtcattaataattaaagccaagaatgaaaatagtaacaggatagatatatatgatgTAAATCCAGATCTATTTGATTATATGTTATGTTACATTTATACAGCGAATGAGAATACCTTAGATTCTTATGCGCGTGAACTTTTGCCAATAGCTAATAGATTTGGTATAACTAATTTGGAAGAGAATTGCATAAAGATATTGCAAACGAAAATGAATGTAGATAATGTCATTGATATTTTGATTGTGgcaaacgaaataaattcagATCATTTAGTCGCAGATGCTATAAAGTTTATAGTAAATTATGCAAATGATATCAAGAAAACAGAGAactatgaaaatttaaaacgattttatcCAGATTTAATGATAGaacttttaaattttcttatgactaaatga
- the LOC124427441 gene encoding helicase sen1, translating into MTSNTCHNFLLERIHFPGTIILDEPGKTYTCGRGKENQIQCISLTVSRQHCSFFRNDHEIYVIDLGSSNGLFVNEIKQKARHMVKLNDNDIIGIGCPNADNTNNDMFIYKLRFIVKNQTLTDGKYITMPEISICKNALTESTDKYCHSLSEHNVNRSSDLIASNEVSELSKNVNNSCQIKTLNKKVDNRTNKVNSNEEIELIDTCAEINTIKQDTSHLDTNNDNKSQRKNDISIHKNLSEVNSAENPLIQKDVLNKTNEFQPIKEDEVICIDLANNIDTEIVQENDDDNIKNTCTNKRTYHTNNAVYINDIDDTSIHKDMSNNIKISQQRDHSENVKIRNEVHDNLKEQNESLIKENTLNKPEDGPINIVYNGDYFIKMEDEIIITDDDEETIKNNVKDSNNYTESTIKLKQIKQEPKLRFSEIDIVNLSDDEENVFPSSQLFDSNVDVNSGVKKEIKREYNDNHDEDVNRLDDTEIIISDSEDEDNIWLHRLSRSQLLNDTILSNDKKNHTIETVKDEPTGTEIIDKDIQNTIKRSNENINDTSNQLSVSIKNNRDNEIKEHKKNEEKNIEKKYKNSEQFKNSDKLDMVKEHDPDISLDTRKKEIDNLSNQVQESNNKISHSLNKKQNMINNDTNDRALKQTLHSKEIKLNTRKRPQLIDAPYMPVRKRKRQQSIYNMDSKRTEENLKEYLDLKEQKQDKCASTNYLPSDKLKKLPLSKEEKKKLVENRKNKLKKIAAEDKKVTKIGPLKPSFSKPKAKVSLKSRSDFLIDEIRSKTVLNKPSIKKSLENKQCQNNTVNIDTRKDDDVLPSISALKIKKKIPNYKETLNNVTKHLQQSLSITDVNSAQLNKINESHSNVNKLENIENVTNETIHTTKDKNIEAITTCDLKDEVKIKKNVKMQKENRSPNRQAINQLEKQEKNVSFNNVLEIHEYEIEPQNILKKLMGKDAPIPVDKLSSKRSVDTNGPKLEQFLLRIFLWNPIWLEEQQRLKRMPPILKENELHPMLTYYKSYNDYYKIAEPLLLLEIWYGITREFEMIEKNTKRPTMMCSIVEKSFKNIHVATGNIHLSSLIVQVLVTKENLSKQAHPNYGDLVVFEYEKGKHIFQKVFAYVTSMHQSIITSFTEYNKDLEKYVKRPYALLTYTIMTRNVEENFIINRIQRIRTVTYLRSNIRMIQAIQYLPQSPLINLILYPKVEAFQLPLIEVHNRQLTTKDKLNQKQLEAVGRVTGAVIQKEPKICLIQGPPGTGKSKVIVNIITEILYGNNRYQNSKSALRILVCAPSNAAIDEIVLRLLAIRATIKQNRFKMVRIGKPETMHLTVKDISLTELGKRDVKRMTTNYASKNIPIESFEEEKKLLEARINGLKCEIANSQNIDDIYRKHLKLKLIDMSTKYELLENHKSMNEMNNKELAKFQRVAERRILECADIITCTLSSCYTNQMESIFGGNKEKISVCIVDEATQSCEAENLIPLLLGVNTLVLVGDPNQLPATIISQQAKRFGLDQSLFSRVQNAFLKLKNNPIIMLTTQYRMTYAISYFPNKYFYGGKLKNEVEHIQAFPMYSYRVFNINSNQNNDKFSNTNEAEFISNIILCIMNNFNLHKGKTNISIGILTPYNNQKYLILEKVNEKISNVSESIQKRFTVEINTVDSFQGQERDIILMSCVRSHGIGFLSDPQRLCVALTRAKHSLILCGNFNTFMRDQMWNALISDSKLRKIYYNINSNASLNEIKQYIIK; encoded by the exons ATGACTTCTAATACGTgccataattttttattggaaagaATTCATTTCCCAGGCACTATCATTTTAGATGAACCAGGAAAAACA TATACTTGTGgcagaggaaaagaaaatcaaatacaGTGTATTAGTCTTACAGTATCCCGTCAACACTGTAGTTTTTTCCGTAATGATCatgaaatatatgttataGATTTAGGAAGTTCCAATGGTCTATttgtaaatgaaattaaacaaaaagcaAGGCATATGGTTAAATTGAAtgacaatgatattattgGAATCGGTTGTCCAAATGccgataatacaaataatgatatgtttatttataaattacgttttattgttaaaaaccAAACATTGACAGATgggaaatatattacaatgcCTGAGATATCTATATGCAAAAATGCATTAACAGAAAGTACTGATAAATACTGTCATTCTTTATCTGAACATAATGTAAACAGGTCATCTGATTTAATTGCATCAAATGAAGTATCTGAACTTTCAAAAAATGTGAATAACTCTTGtcaaataaaaacgttaaataaaaaggTGGATAATAGAACTAACAAAGTTAATTCAAATGAAGAGATTGAATTAATAGATACTTGTGCAgaaattaatacgataaaacAAGATACTTCACATTTggatactaataacgataataaatctcagagaaagaatgatattAGTATACATAAAAACTTATCTGAAGTAAACAGTGCAGAAAATCCTTTAATACAGAAGgatgttttaaataaaacaaatgaatTTCAACCcataaaagaagatgaagtgATCTGTATCGATTTGgctaataatattgatacagAAATAGTACAAGaaaacgatgatgataatattaaaaatacatgtaCGAATAAAAGGACATACCATACAAATAATgcagtatatataaatgatattgatGATACAAGTATACATAAAGAtatgagtaataatattaaaatatcacaACAACGGGATCATtctgaaaatgtaaaaatacgGAATGAAGTACATGACAATTTAAAAGAGCAAAATGAatcattgataaaagaaaatacactAAACAAGCCAGAAGATGGtcctataaatattgtatataatggtgattattttattaaaatggaagatgaaataataataactgatgatgatgaagaaacaataaaaaataatgtaaaagattCTAATAACTATACTGAATCAACAATCAAATTGAAACAAATCAAGCAAGAACCAAAATTAAGATTTTCAGAAATTGATATAGTTAATTTAAGTGACGATGAAGAAAATGTATTCCCAAGTTCTCAATTATTTGATTCTAATGTAGATGTAAATTCTGGagttaagaaagaaattaaacgagaatataacgataatcacgatgaagATGTTAATAGGCTTGATGACACAGAAATAATTATCTCTGACAGTGAAGATGAAGATAACATATGGTTACATAGATTATCGCGAAGTCAACTGTTAAATGATACAATTTTgagtaatgataaaaagaaccATACAATAGAAACTGTGAAGGATGAACCTACAGGTACGGAGATAATTGATAAAGATATTCAAAATACTATTAAAAGAtccaatgaaaatataaatgatacttCGAATCAACTTAGTgttagtattaaaaataatagagacaatgaaataaaagaacataaaaaaaatgaagaaaaaaatattgaaaaaaaatacaaaaatagtgaacaatttaaaaatagtgATAAATTAGATATGGTAAAAGAACATGATCCTGATATTTCTCTTgatacaagaaaaaaggaaatagataaTTTGTCTAATCAAGTACaggaaagtaataataaaattagtcaTTCTctcaataaaaaacaaaacatgattaataatgacaCAAATGACCGTGCACTTAAGCAGACCTTACAttccaaagaaataaaattaaatacaagaaaaagacCACAATTAATAGATGCGCCTTATATGcctgtaagaaaaagaaaaagacaacaaAGCATTTATAATATGGACAGCAAAAGGActgaagaaaatttaaaagaatatttagatttaaaagaacaaaagcaAGATAAATGTGCTTCGACAAATTATCTTCCATCTGATAAACTCAAAAAACTTCCCctttcaaaagaagaaaaaaagaaacttgtagaaaataggaaaaataagttaaaaaaaattgctgcagaagataaaaaagtgaCTAAGATTGGACCATTAAAACCTTCTTTTTCAAAACCAAAAGCAAAAGTATCATTAAAATCTCGATCAGATTTTCTAATTGATGAGATACGATCAAAAACGGTACTAAACAAACcatcaataaaaaaatctcTAGAAAACAAACAATGTCAAAataatactgttaatattgatacaaGAAAAGATGATGATGTACTACCTTCAATATCcgctttaaaaattaaaaaaaaaatacctaattataaagaaacattaaataaTGTTACAAAACATTTACAGCAATCTTTAAGTATTACTGATGTTAATTCTgctcaattaaataaaatcaatgaatcacattcaaatgtaaataaacttgaaaatatagaaaatgtaaCTAATGAAACAATTCATacaacaaaagataaaaacatagAGGCTATTACTACTTGTGACTTGAAAGAtgaagtaaaaattaaaaaaaatgttaaaatgcaaaaagaaaatcgttctCCTAACAGACAAGCAATCAATCAActagaaaaacaagaaaaaaatgtctctTTCAATAATGTTCTTGAAATTCatgaatatgaaatagaacctcaaaacattttaaaaaaacTTATGGGTAAAGATGCCCCAATACCGGTTGATAAATTATCTTCTAAAAGATCTGTTGACACAAATGGTCCAAAGTTAGAACAATTTCTATTACGTATCTTTCTCTGGAATCCTATTTGGCTTGAA GAACAGCAACGTTTGAAGCGAATGCCACCTAttcttaaagaaaatgaattacaTCCTATGTTaacttattataaatcttataatgactattataaaattgctgaacctctattattgttagaaatttGGTACGGCATTACTAGAGAATTTGAGATGatagaaaagaatacaaa GCGACCCACTATGATGTGTTCTATAGtggaaaaatcttttaaaaacaTCCACGTAGCAACtggaaatatacatttatcatCTTTGATAGTGCAAGTATTAGTTACCAAAGAAAACTTATCTAAACAAGCTCATCCTAATTATGGAGATCTGGTAGTTTTTGaatatgaaaaaggaaaacacatTTTTCAGAAAGTATTTGCTTATGTTACATCTATGCATCAAAGTATCATAACGTCATTTACAGAATACAACAAAGATTTAg AAAAATATGTGAAAAGGCCATATGCCTTATTGACATATACTATTATGACAAGAAATGTTGAagagaattttataataaaccgCATTCAAAGAATAAGAACTGTGACATATCTACGCTCAAATATAAGAATGATTCAAGCAATACAATATCTTCCACAATCTCctcttataaatttaattttatatccaaAAGTTGAAGCATTTCAATTACCTTTAATAGAAGTGCACAATCGTCAACTTACAACAAAG GATAAATTGAATCAGAAACAATTAGAAGCTGTTGGTAGAGTAACAGGTGCTGTAATACAAAAGGAACCTAAAATTTGTTTGATTCAAGGACCTCcag gAACAGGAAAATCAAaagttattgtaaatattataacagaGATACTATATGGTAATAATAGATATCAAAACAGTAAGTCTGCTCTACGAATTCTTGTATGTGCTCCATCTAATGCAGCTATTGATGAAATTGTATTAAGACTTCTTGCCATTAGAGCTACAATTAAAc aaaatcgttttaaaatgGTCCGTATTGGTAAACCTGAAACTATGCATTTAACCgtaaaagatatttctttaacTGAATTGGGAAAACGGGATGTTAAACGAATGACTACAAATTATGCatcaaaaaatattccaattgaAAGTTTTGAAGAAGAG aaAAAACTATTGGAAGCACGTATTAATGGATTGAAATGTGAAATTGCAAATTCACAAAATATAGATGATATTTACAGGAAACATCTCAAACTGAAATTAATAGATATGAGTACAAAGTATGAGTTATTAGAAAATCATAAAtca atgaatgaaatgaataacAAAGAACTGGCAAAATTCCAACGTGTTGCAGAACGTAGAATTCTTGAATGTGCAGATATAATAACATGTACACTTTCCTCATGCTATACTAATCAAATGGAATCCATTTTTGG tggaaataaagaaaaaatatcagtCTGCATAGTAGACGAAGCTACTCAAAGTTGTGAAGCAGAAAATTTGATTCCCTTACTACTAGGTGTGAATACATTAGTTCTAGTGGGAGATCCTAATCAGTTACCAGCGACCATAATAAGTCAA CAAGCAAAGAGATTTGGATTAGatcaatcattattttctcgtGTGCAAAATGCATTtctgaaattgaaaaataatccaaTAATTATGTTAACAACACAATATCGTATGACATATgcaatttcttattttccaaataaatatttctatggaGGCAAGTTAAAAAATGAGGTTGAACACATACAGGCATTTCCAATGTACAGTTATcgagtttttaatattaattcaaatcaaaacaatgataaattttcgaaTACAAATGAAGCtgaatttatatcaaatataatattatgcataatgaataatttcaacTTACATAAAGGAAAAACTAATATTTCTATTGGAATTTTGACACCGTACAATAaccaaaaatatttaattttagaaaaagtCAATGAAAA aatatcaAATGTATCTGAAAGTATACAAAAAAGATTTACTGTCGAAATAAATACAGTTGATAGTTTTCAAGGACAGGAACGTGACATTATATTAATGTCATGTGTAAGAAGTCATGGTATTGGATTTTTATCAGATCCCCAAAGATTATGTGTAGCTTTAACCAGAGCTAAACATAGTTTAATATTATGTGgtaattttaatacatttatg CGGGACCAAATGTGGAATGCATTAATATCGGATTCAAAATTacgaaagatttattataatattaattcaaatgCAAGTctaaacgaaataaaacaatacatcattaaataa